The nucleotide sequence GATGATGATCACGAGCGACGGCAGCGGCTCCAGGGGCGCTCCCGCGGTCCGCGCGCGCTCGTAGTCGTGGATGCCGGCGTAGTTCCCGGCGGCCCTGAGCAGCTCCTGACGTCGTGTCAGCTCACCCGTGATCGCGTCGCGCATCCGGTCCACGAGCGTCAGGTCGTCGGCGAGGTTCGTGATCACCGCGGCCACGTGCGGCATCTCGGACATCCCGGAGAACGTCGCACCGCCCTTGAAGTCGGCGAGCACGAAGTTGAGGATCTCCGAGCTGTGCGTCATCGCCAGCCCGAGCACCAGCGTGCGCAGCAGCTCCGACTTGCCCGAGCCGGTCGCCCCCACGCACAGCCCGTGCGGCCCCATGCCCTCGAGAGCGGACTCCTTGAGGTCCACATACACCGGCTCGCCGCCCTCGCCCACCCCGATCGGCACCCGCAGGCGGTCGTGCGGGGCCCGCGGGCGCCAGGTCCGCGTCACGTCGACCGCGGCGGCGTCGCCGACGCCCATCAGCTCGGTGAAGTCCAGGTTCGCCAGGAGCGGTTCGTCGCCGTCCGAGCTGGACAGGCGCAGCGGGGCGAGCCCGCGGGCGAGCGCCTCCGCGTCGTGGGGCCGCAGGACGTCCGCTTTCCCCTCGTACGCGGTGCCGGACGGCGACTCCAGCACGAGCCGCTCGGATTCCGCCACGATCGCGAGGCCGCCGCGCAGTTCGTCGAGCGGCCCCGGGACGACCTCGATCAACGTGACGCCCTGGAGCCCTTCGGAGCCGGCCAGCACGGACCCCGCCGGCACCGTCGCGCCGTCCAGCACCACGACCACGTGCGGCCGGTCGAGGACCGGTGCTCCCGAGGGGGCGAAACGGGGCCGGTTCGCGATGTGGTCGCCCAACAGCCGTTCCACCTCGCCGAGATCGTCGACGATCATGCGGCGCGGCCCCGCGCCGTCCGCTTCCGTGGGGTGCTGCGCGTGCGGCAGCCACTTGATCCAGTCCCAGCGCGCGTCGTGCGACGGGTGCACCGCGGCGGCCAGGACGACGTCGTCGGGGGAGTGCAGCGCGACCAACTGCGCGATCATGGCGCGCGTCACCCCGTGCACGGTCTCCGGGTCACCTGAGACGGTCAGGTGGTAGAACGAGCGCAGCGACACGGCCATCGGCAGGTCGTCCAACATCGCGTGGGTCGACAGGAACCGCCGCATCGCCTCCGCGCACAGCGGCTCCAGGTCGTCGAGGGGTGCCGTCGTCGGCGCGACCAGCGGCGTCGCGAGGCGCTGACGGCCCGTGCCGAGCCTGATCTGCGCGAAGTCCGGGTCGCTCGCCCGGCGTTCCCACAGCCTGCGGCCACCGGCCACGACCGACCACAGCTGCTCGGGGGCGGGATGCGTGTACAACTGCGCACCGCGCTGCCGGCGCGCCGTACGCCGCACCCGACCGCGCTGCTGGTCGAGGTAGCGCAGGTAGTCGCGTCGTGCGTCGAGCATCGCGGGGGTATTGCCGCGCCGCGCGCGGACCACACTGGCGACGACCATGCCGAGCGACGAGACCATCATCATGCCGCCCATGACGAACATCATCTTGTTCGCACCCGGCATGAAGAGGAAGCCGGCCGAGCCGAGCATGGTCGTCATCGGCAGCAGGCTGTTCATCCAGCCCTGGTCCTGCGGGCGCTCCAGCTCCGGCGGTGGTTCCAGGACCACCTCGTCGGAGGGAACCTCCGACGGCAGCACCCTCGGCGGCCGTCTGACGATGACGACGGTCACGCGGCACCATCCCCCATCCACGCGTGTGTCGAAGGCGCCGGGCGACCGGCGCGTGACGCGGCGGAACCGGACACGGAGGATCGAGCTGGGACCAACCCACCCCGTCAGGGTCGTCGCCGTGAAGCCCGGCGAACCTCCCGAAAGGGAAGCCGCGAGGCGATGGCCGATACTACTGGTCGGCGATCCGGTGCCACAGGCCGTGCGCCTGCCGCTGTGGACAACGGGCGCCCCGCACCACGGGCCTGTGGACAACGGGCTCCGGCCACGCGAAGCGCCGCGACGGTCCGTTAAAGTGCGTCGTCAGCCGCCCCGGGCGTCGTGTCGATCGCGCTCGGCGGCCCAGTCGGCACCGGAAGCGGGGGAGCAGCCGGGTGAGTTCAGCAGTTGGCACCGTCGGCGCGGTCGGAAGCCCGGTCGCCGCACCGTCCGCCGTCACCGTCGGCACCGGGCTCGTCCGGGTCACCGTCGTCGCCCCGGACTGCCGCGTCGACGTCGCGTTGCCCGAGGACGTCCCGCTCGCCGACCTGTATCCCGAGATCCTGCGACTGACCGGTCGTACGCAGGCCTCCGGCGCGCCCACGGGGTTCCACTTGGCGCGGGTCGACGGCAGCGTCCTGGACAGCGCCCGGGCACTGAGCGCGCAGGCCGTCCACGACGGCGCCCTGCTGCGCTTCACCGCCCTCGCCGACGCCGCGCCCGCGCCCGTGTACGACGACGTCGCCGACGCGGTGGCCTCGTCCGTCACCGCCGACCACCGGCTGTGGTCGCCCGAGCTCCTGCGCCGCGCCGGCCTGGCGGGTGCCGCGGTGTTCCTGAGCCTGGCGCCCGTCGCGCTGTGGCGTACCGCCGAGCCCCATTCCGTCGCGGGCCTCCTCGCCGCCGCGCTGGCACTGGTGTCGGCCGCGGTCGCGGGAGCGCGCGCCCGGGTGTACGACGACGCGGACGCCGCCGCCGTCCTGGGCCTCGCGGCGCTGCCCAACGCCTTCTACGCGGGCCTCGGCGCGATCCGCCCCGAAGCGGGCGAGGGCCCCGGCCGCGTGCAGTTCGTCGCCGCGTGCGCCGCGGTCATGGTCGCCGCCGCGCTGATCGCCGTGCTGGTGCCCACCCGCAAGGCCACGTACGTCGCGGGCGTCGGGGCGGGTGCCGCGGGCATGCTCACGGCCTTCGGTCTGATCGCCGCCGACGCGTCCCCCCGCGACGCCGCGGCGGTCTCCGGCATCGCCGGCCTCGCCGCCGTCGGGTTCCTGCCGTCCTGGTCGGTGCGCCTGGCGCGGCTGCCCATCGGCTTCCTCCCGCCCGACGCGCCTCCCGCCGCGCGGGCCGCGGCCGACGACCCGGTCGACCACGAAGCGCTCGCGGCCCGCGCGCGGGCCGGCCACCAGACGCTCACCGGCCTCGTGGGAGCCTGCGCGGTCGTCGTCGCCGCGTCCGCGCTGCTGCTGGGGCACTCGTCCTCGGTGTGGTCGCAGGTGCTCACGGCGTCCCTCGGCATCGCGCTGCTGACGCGCGCGCGGCTCTTCCGGCACACCGCCCAGGTGGTCCTCCTGCTCGCCGCGGGCGCGCTGTCGCTGGCCTTCCTGTTCGCCGGCCTGATCCCGCAGGCCACCGACACCGAGCGGCAGGCCTGGCTCTTCGGCCTGATCGCGGCGATGGGCGCGGTGCCGGGCCTGATCGCGGTCACCGTCCCGGCGCGGGGGCTGTCGCCGTTCTGGGGCCGTGCGATGGACATCCTGGAAGGCATGCTGCTGACGGCGGTGATCCCGCTGTGCCTCGCGGTTCTCGGTGTTTACGGCACGCTCCGCAACATCACCGGATGAGACAGCGGCGACTGGGTGGCTCCGCGTCCTGCTAATGTGGTGTTCCCCACCGGACCTCAGGGTCCGGTGTGTGTGCTGCCCGAAGAAGCCGGGCGGCGCGCATGAGCCACCGAAGTTCCCCCGTGAAGCAGACCGGGGGCGCTCAACTT is from Yinghuangia sp. ASG 101 and encodes:
- the eccD gene encoding type VII secretion integral membrane protein EccD gives rise to the protein MSSAVGTVGAVGSPVAAPSAVTVGTGLVRVTVVAPDCRVDVALPEDVPLADLYPEILRLTGRTQASGAPTGFHLARVDGSVLDSARALSAQAVHDGALLRFTALADAAPAPVYDDVADAVASSVTADHRLWSPELLRRAGLAGAAVFLSLAPVALWRTAEPHSVAGLLAAALALVSAAVAGARARVYDDADAAAVLGLAALPNAFYAGLGAIRPEAGEGPGRVQFVAACAAVMVAAALIAVLVPTRKATYVAGVGAGAAGMLTAFGLIAADASPRDAAAVSGIAGLAAVGFLPSWSVRLARLPIGFLPPDAPPAARAAADDPVDHEALAARARAGHQTLTGLVGACAVVVAASALLLGHSSSVWSQVLTASLGIALLTRARLFRHTAQVVLLLAAGALSLAFLFAGLIPQATDTERQAWLFGLIAAMGAVPGLIAVTVPARGLSPFWGRAMDILEGMLLTAVIPLCLAVLGVYGTLRNITG